One Gemmatimonadota bacterium genomic region harbors:
- a CDS encoding amidohydrolase family protein, whose product MRSIILLATLAATAVAQRPATPATLTTRNFGDLAGGPYASLVITNVMVIPGHGGPPAGPYDVMIEGNTISQMIPRDPVSAQRRQITRTSGDRVIDGTGKYLMPGMVDLHTHLRTLPQELEYVYYLKLAMGVTTMVNAADRGLPEAMSEAKKSAANEIIAPRMFPLSGYGSGTTGFSRADLDNPAKAPEVVRAMANAGLRVISMDPLGWALELVTAIAKAAKENGMITSFHLQPSNTAVTNAVRAACAGITMIEHHYGYAESALDNKTQAFPPGYSYGNENDRFREAGKVWTYTNKERLLTEVADSLVKCGVTMLPTRVVYEANRDFLRASSLPWHEKYTHQSLWGWNLPNPAWHGAFHYDWTSDDEYNWTTAFRLWGDLIYEFNKRNGRVAFGTDDNYIWATPGFSSVRELQLLRETGMHGLEVIKAATLNSAQTLGEKDLGLVRPGYKADLLLVDGNPAMNLKYLYSFGDLALDKDGKMFRTQGIVHTIKDGVVMNNARLMEEVEKMVAKSKEKGPKADPVRAPFLPKSAVIPE is encoded by the coding sequence ATGCGATCCATCATTCTTCTGGCCACCCTCGCCGCGACGGCCGTCGCCCAGCGTCCCGCGACCCCTGCCACCCTCACCACGCGCAACTTCGGTGACCTCGCGGGAGGCCCGTACGCCTCGCTCGTGATCACCAATGTCATGGTCATTCCGGGTCACGGGGGACCTCCTGCCGGTCCGTACGACGTCATGATCGAGGGGAACACGATTTCGCAGATGATCCCACGCGATCCCGTGTCCGCGCAGCGTCGGCAGATCACGCGCACGAGTGGTGATCGGGTGATCGATGGCACCGGCAAGTATCTCATGCCGGGGATGGTGGATCTGCACACGCACTTGCGCACCCTGCCGCAGGAGCTGGAGTACGTCTACTACCTCAAGCTGGCGATGGGGGTGACCACGATGGTCAACGCCGCCGACCGTGGCCTTCCCGAGGCCATGAGCGAGGCGAAGAAGAGCGCGGCGAACGAGATCATCGCGCCACGCATGTTTCCGCTGAGCGGGTATGGATCGGGGACGACCGGATTCTCTCGCGCCGACCTCGACAACCCGGCGAAGGCGCCGGAGGTAGTGCGCGCCATGGCCAACGCCGGACTGCGGGTCATCTCCATGGACCCGTTAGGCTGGGCCCTGGAGCTGGTGACGGCGATCGCGAAGGCGGCGAAGGAGAACGGGATGATCACCTCGTTCCACCTGCAGCCGTCCAATACCGCGGTGACGAACGCGGTGCGGGCGGCGTGCGCAGGGATCACGATGATCGAGCACCACTACGGGTATGCCGAGTCGGCGCTGGACAACAAGACGCAGGCCTTTCCACCGGGCTATTCGTATGGAAACGAGAACGACCGCTTCCGCGAGGCGGGCAAGGTCTGGACGTACACCAATAAGGAGCGGTTGCTGACCGAGGTGGCCGATTCGCTGGTGAAGTGTGGGGTCACGATGCTGCCGACCCGGGTGGTCTACGAGGCCAATCGCGACTTCCTGCGGGCGAGCTCCCTCCCCTGGCATGAGAAGTACACGCACCAGTCGCTGTGGGGGTGGAACCTGCCGAACCCGGCCTGGCATGGCGCGTTCCACTACGACTGGACGAGCGATGACGAGTACAACTGGACGACCGCATTCCGCTTGTGGGGCGACCTGATCTACGAGTTCAACAAGCGCAACGGGCGCGTGGCGTTCGGGACGGACGACAACTACATCTGGGCAACGCCTGGCTTCTCGTCGGTCCGCGAGCTGCAGTTGCTGCGGGAAACGGGCATGCACGGCCTGGAGGTGATCAAGGCCGCCACGTTGAACTCGGCGCAAACGCTCGGCGAGAAGGACCTGGGCCTCGTGCGCCCCGGCTACAAGGCCGACCTGCTGCTCGTGGACGGCAACCCGGCCATGAACCTCAAGTATCTCTACTCCTTTGGGGATCTCGCCCTGGACAAGGACGGGAAGATGTTCCGGACCCAGGGCATCGTGCACACGATCAAGGACGGCGTCGTGATGAACAACGCCCGCCTGATGGAAGAGGTGGAAAAGATGGTGGCCAAGTCGAAGGAGAAAGGGCCGAAGGCCGACCCCGTGCGCGCGCCGTTCCTGCCAAAGTCCGCCGTCATCCCCGAGTAG
- a CDS encoding ABC transporter permease produces the protein MLPTIHAAWRGLLGRSRLFTVSVVATLGVGIALTSATGVIARAIAFGGLPVPGASEVVVLWGSDRAKSFTHLPLRPVDIGPLATAMKGVATVVAGDYNGAYDWTFTPPSGSATPIRMRGTLTGGTFFQVLGVRALLGRTLRADDDVVGASRVIVLSERAWRTSFGGDSGVIGRALYEPRFGASYTVVGVVPTGLDYPRGVDFWSAFAPTAAVNGSLAQSPWSIDVVARLATGATPEQARQVVEAYYSALARQGQEVYDGAHATVRTLPDLVSGDVQPIFGAFAGAALLVLLVTCGNVISLFLVRASLQQRELAVRTALGAGRRRLARHLLGEVGVLAALGGLLGVVGSVAVLRLFVALAPTTIPRLDQVTPDVTLLAAVLVTCGVVVALVGLAPVLVVARTDPSTVLGNAREGVGTHAAHVRVRRLVVSAQVAMALVVLLGAMHGVGSLSRQRALDLGLSQPDALAFAELTFPHAGEVPRNQEGAALEKYRSTMESILERVKAAPGVTGVAPITATPFAGPAGWDGRLTPVDAAPEDTTRRAYLNMEVTNADYLAVAGLPLRGGRWIEAGDRESVPRVVVLSEGGARLLFPGRDAVGQRVALWAGLTATVVGVVGDTRFREFLVPRPTVYFPFRQFDNATLFLAVRTAMEPALAAGVVRQAVAEVNPGILVHDAGTMTRFMDRALARPRLLAAVLSAYGVVIILLAITGLYAVMAGGVVARRREFGVRAALGATPRRLHAMVLKEGLGVVLPGVVAGLFISTSLARWAASLFHGVDVTGMVTPVAAAGCLLGVCVLATSIPAWRAARADPARELRAD, from the coding sequence ATGTTACCGACCATTCACGCCGCGTGGCGGGGCCTGCTCGGTCGTTCGCGCCTCTTTACCGTGAGTGTCGTCGCCACTCTGGGAGTCGGGATCGCGCTGACGTCAGCCACCGGGGTGATCGCGCGCGCCATCGCGTTTGGCGGGCTCCCCGTACCCGGCGCCAGCGAGGTGGTTGTCCTGTGGGGCTCGGATCGCGCCAAATCGTTCACGCACTTGCCGCTGCGTCCCGTCGACATCGGCCCACTCGCCACGGCCATGAAGGGCGTGGCGACGGTGGTGGCCGGCGACTACAACGGGGCGTACGACTGGACCTTCACTCCGCCATCGGGCAGTGCCACGCCCATCCGGATGCGCGGTACGTTGACCGGTGGCACCTTCTTCCAGGTCCTCGGCGTGCGCGCGCTCCTCGGCCGAACGCTTCGTGCGGATGACGACGTGGTGGGGGCGTCGCGCGTGATCGTCCTGAGTGAGCGGGCGTGGCGGACGTCGTTTGGCGGCGACAGCGGGGTGATCGGCCGCGCCCTGTATGAACCACGATTCGGCGCCTCCTACACGGTGGTTGGTGTTGTCCCCACGGGACTCGACTATCCCCGCGGGGTGGACTTCTGGTCGGCGTTTGCTCCCACGGCGGCCGTCAACGGATCGTTGGCGCAGTCGCCGTGGAGCATCGATGTCGTCGCGAGGTTGGCGACCGGTGCGACTCCCGAACAGGCGCGCCAGGTCGTTGAGGCGTATTACAGCGCGCTGGCGCGACAGGGGCAGGAGGTGTACGACGGGGCCCACGCGACGGTGCGCACGCTCCCCGACCTGGTCAGCGGTGACGTGCAGCCGATCTTTGGCGCGTTTGCCGGGGCCGCGCTCCTGGTCCTGCTGGTCACCTGCGGCAACGTGATCTCGCTGTTCCTGGTGCGGGCCTCGTTGCAACAGCGCGAGTTGGCCGTCCGGACCGCGCTGGGTGCCGGGCGTCGTCGGTTGGCGCGGCACCTGCTCGGCGAGGTCGGCGTTCTTGCCGCCCTGGGTGGCCTGCTCGGCGTGGTCGGGTCGGTCGCTGTGCTTCGGTTGTTTGTGGCGCTGGCACCGACCACGATTCCTCGCCTGGACCAGGTGACCCCGGATGTCACGCTGCTGGCGGCCGTCCTGGTGACCTGCGGCGTGGTGGTGGCGCTGGTCGGGCTGGCGCCAGTGCTCGTCGTGGCCCGGACCGATCCCTCGACGGTCCTCGGCAATGCCCGCGAGGGGGTTGGCACGCACGCGGCGCATGTCCGCGTCCGACGCCTGGTCGTCAGCGCGCAGGTCGCCATGGCCCTCGTGGTCCTGCTCGGTGCGATGCACGGGGTCGGTAGCCTGTCACGCCAACGCGCGTTGGATCTCGGGCTGTCGCAGCCCGACGCCTTGGCCTTTGCCGAACTCACCTTTCCTCATGCGGGAGAGGTCCCGCGCAATCAGGAAGGGGCCGCCTTGGAGAAGTACCGCAGCACGATGGAGTCGATCCTGGAACGTGTGAAGGCCGCGCCCGGCGTCACCGGTGTCGCGCCGATCACGGCCACCCCGTTTGCCGGGCCGGCCGGATGGGATGGCCGCCTGACGCCGGTCGATGCCGCGCCCGAGGACACCACGCGGCGGGCGTACCTCAACATGGAGGTCACCAACGCGGACTACCTGGCCGTGGCCGGGCTGCCGCTCCGCGGCGGACGATGGATCGAGGCAGGCGACCGCGAGTCGGTGCCGCGCGTGGTGGTCTTGAGCGAGGGCGGGGCGCGGCTGCTCTTTCCCGGTCGCGACGCGGTGGGTCAACGCGTCGCCCTCTGGGCGGGGCTCACGGCGACGGTGGTCGGCGTCGTGGGCGACACGAGGTTCCGCGAGTTTCTCGTGCCGCGGCCGACAGTCTACTTCCCCTTTCGACAGTTTGACAACGCCACCCTGTTCCTCGCCGTGCGTACCGCGATGGAGCCAGCGCTAGCGGCCGGCGTCGTGCGTCAGGCGGTGGCCGAGGTCAATCCGGGGATCCTCGTGCACGATGCCGGGACGATGACGCGGTTCATGGACCGGGCGCTCGCGCGCCCGCGCCTGCTCGCCGCGGTGCTTTCGGCGTACGGAGTCGTGATCATCCTCTTGGCGATCACCGGCCTGTATGCCGTGATGGCCGGAGGTGTCGTCGCCCGCCGCCGGGAGTTTGGTGTGCGCGCCGCCCTCGGCGCGACACCCCGGCGGCTGCACGCCATGGTCCTGAAGGAAGGACTGGGGGTGGTGTTGCCGGGCGTGGTGGCCGGCCTGTTTATCTCGACGAGTCTCGCGCGGTGGGCGGCGTCGTTGTTTCATGGAGTCGACGTGACCGGGATGGTCACGCCCGTCGCCGCCGCGGGGTGTCTCCTCGGCGTGTGTGTGCTGGCCACCAGCATTCCCGCCTGGCGGGCGGCGCGCGCCGATCCGGCCCGCGAACTGCGCGCCGACTGA
- a CDS encoding GlsB/YeaQ/YmgE family stress response membrane protein, producing MIGLLYACVAGLFAGVIARIFYPGGKDMTWLNTMFLGLGGGFLAGLLGRLTGWYGAGQGAGLIASVLGAMLILWFLGKRNEVT from the coding sequence ATGATCGGTCTCCTCTATGCCTGCGTCGCCGGCCTCTTTGCAGGGGTCATCGCCCGGATCTTCTACCCGGGTGGAAAGGACATGACCTGGCTCAACACGATGTTTCTCGGCCTCGGCGGCGGCTTTCTCGCCGGGCTGTTGGGCCGACTGACGGGCTGGTATGGCGCCGGTCAAGGCGCAGGCCTCATTGCCTCCGTGCTCGGCGCGATGCTGATTCTGTGGTTCCTCGGCAAGCGGAACGAGGTCACCTAG
- a CDS encoding DUF4126 domain-containing protein: protein MEALLSVALGIALATAAGLRVFVPVFGAGLAAHFGAIELHDSFQWLAEPPALFAFGTATAAEIAAYYVPWLDHALDVIATPTAVGAGMVASAAVMVDLPPLVRWGVAIIGGGGAAGLVQALTVGARVKSTATTGGLANPVLATVETVGAVGLVGMAILVPLLAAALVVGSVYGAYRWVGRLTGRMRSRS, encoded by the coding sequence ATGGAAGCCTTGCTCTCGGTCGCGCTCGGGATTGCTCTGGCCACTGCCGCCGGCCTCCGCGTCTTCGTGCCGGTCTTCGGCGCCGGGCTCGCGGCGCACTTCGGCGCCATCGAGCTGCACGACTCATTCCAATGGCTCGCCGAACCTCCGGCATTGTTTGCGTTCGGGACCGCGACGGCGGCGGAAATCGCCGCCTACTACGTGCCTTGGTTAGACCACGCCTTGGACGTCATCGCGACGCCTACAGCGGTCGGAGCCGGCATGGTCGCGAGTGCCGCGGTGATGGTCGACCTTCCGCCCCTGGTGCGTTGGGGGGTGGCCATCATTGGTGGGGGTGGCGCCGCGGGGCTGGTTCAGGCGCTGACCGTGGGCGCGCGGGTCAAGTCGACCGCCACCACTGGGGGGCTCGCCAACCCGGTCCTTGCCACTGTTGAAACCGTGGGTGCGGTTGGCCTCGTAGGAATGGCCATCCTCGTGCCGTTGCTCGCCGCCGCCCTCGTGGTCGGGAGCGTGTACGGAGCGTATCGATGGGTTGGACGGCTGACGGGTCGCATGCGGTCCAGAAGCTGA
- a CDS encoding pyrroloquinoline quinone-dependent dehydrogenase, with amino-acid sequence MRRRLFVLPALLLTAAGRSVHAQSLIEWPVYGGDPGGMKYSRLADINRSNVRRLAPAWQWDTGDPANPPADSGRPARPGNFQATPLMVNDTVYLPTPLNQVVALDANTGRELWRFDPQAYRAGQPSNGTGLVHRGVAMWTDGKERRIFINARWRLFALDAATGKPIASFGDGGVIDLTVGLSRPVNRIHYTNTSPPVVWGDLVLLGNGVGDRLMYRGDPPGDVQAIDVRTGRRVWAFNPVPGPGEVGHETWLADSWKHTGHTNVWAPFTVDSARGLAYLPFGTPSNDWYGGRRPGANLFGEAIVCLDIRTGKRVWHFQTIHHGLWDYDLPAPPNVITIRQGARRVDAVAVPTKQGFVFVFDRLTGKPIWPIEERAVPTSDVPGEQAWPTQPFPTRPAPISRVGISEADAADFTPAIHAAALAELRKVKLGPLFTPPSLQGTATLPGSIGGAGWGGAMYDPETSTLFVKATNSPSVWRILKRPAPSDTNDMEYAADLGNSSIGVRLGDGPTIPVIKPPYGTLTAIDMATGRHKWQVPLGDNPAVRNHPALKGVALPKYLGVSGAPGGVVTRGGVIFISGGGSVLYAIDTRNGAVLWEHDLGRQAYANPMTYRTKAGKQFVLVATGAGAETRLRAFALP; translated from the coding sequence ATGCGCCGTCGCCTGTTCGTGCTCCCCGCTCTCCTCCTCACCGCTGCGGGCAGGTCGGTGCATGCACAGTCCCTCATCGAGTGGCCTGTGTATGGTGGCGACCCCGGCGGGATGAAGTACTCGCGGCTGGCGGACATCAATCGCTCGAACGTTCGTCGCCTCGCCCCGGCGTGGCAGTGGGACACGGGCGACCCAGCCAATCCGCCGGCGGATAGTGGTCGGCCGGCGCGCCCGGGGAATTTTCAGGCCACGCCCCTGATGGTGAACGACACGGTGTACCTGCCAACCCCACTCAACCAGGTGGTGGCGCTGGATGCCAACACCGGTCGCGAGTTGTGGCGCTTTGATCCGCAGGCGTATCGCGCGGGACAGCCGTCCAATGGGACCGGGCTGGTGCATCGTGGGGTGGCGATGTGGACCGACGGGAAGGAGCGCCGGATCTTCATCAACGCGCGCTGGCGATTGTTTGCCTTGGATGCGGCGACGGGCAAGCCGATCGCGTCCTTTGGCGACGGCGGCGTGATCGACCTCACCGTGGGGCTGTCGCGTCCGGTCAACCGGATCCACTACACGAATACGTCACCGCCGGTGGTGTGGGGCGACCTGGTGCTGCTCGGCAACGGCGTGGGGGATCGATTGATGTATCGTGGGGACCCACCGGGCGACGTGCAGGCCATTGACGTGCGCACGGGACGCCGGGTGTGGGCGTTCAACCCGGTGCCGGGCCCCGGTGAAGTCGGGCATGAAACCTGGCTGGCCGACTCGTGGAAGCACACCGGGCATACCAACGTGTGGGCGCCGTTCACCGTCGACAGCGCGCGCGGACTCGCGTACCTGCCCTTTGGTACGCCGAGCAATGACTGGTATGGTGGGCGCCGGCCCGGGGCCAACCTCTTTGGCGAAGCGATTGTCTGCCTCGACATTCGCACGGGCAAGCGGGTCTGGCACTTTCAGACCATCCATCACGGCCTGTGGGACTATGACCTGCCCGCCCCGCCTAACGTGATCACCATCCGGCAGGGAGCGCGCCGGGTGGATGCGGTGGCGGTGCCGACCAAGCAGGGGTTTGTGTTTGTCTTTGATCGCCTGACGGGCAAGCCGATCTGGCCGATCGAGGAACGCGCCGTCCCGACGAGCGACGTCCCGGGTGAGCAGGCGTGGCCGACCCAGCCCTTCCCCACACGCCCGGCACCTATCTCACGCGTCGGGATCAGCGAGGCGGACGCGGCGGACTTTACCCCCGCGATTCATGCGGCTGCGTTGGCCGAGTTGCGCAAGGTGAAGTTGGGCCCGCTGTTCACGCCACCCTCGCTGCAGGGGACGGCGACCTTGCCAGGATCAATCGGCGGAGCGGGTTGGGGTGGCGCGATGTACGACCCCGAGACGAGCACGTTGTTCGTGAAGGCGACCAACTCGCCCTCGGTGTGGCGGATCCTCAAGCGCCCGGCGCCGTCGGACACGAACGACATGGAGTACGCGGCCGACCTCGGCAACTCGTCGATCGGCGTCCGACTCGGTGACGGGCCAACGATCCCGGTGATCAAGCCGCCCTACGGCACGCTGACCGCGATCGACATGGCCACGGGGCGCCACAAGTGGCAGGTCCCGTTAGGCGACAACCCCGCGGTGCGCAACCATCCGGCGTTGAAGGGGGTGGCCCTGCCAAAGTACCTCGGCGTGTCGGGCGCGCCCGGTGGAGTCGTGACACGCGGAGGGGTGATCTTCATCAGCGGGGGCGGGAGCGTGCTCTATGCGATCGACACCCGGAATGGTGCGGTGCTGTGGGAGCACGACCTCGGACGGCAGGCGTATGCGAACCCGATGACCTACCGGACGAAGGCTGGTAAGCAGTTCGTGCTGGTGGCGACCGGGGCGGGGGCAGAGACGCGACTGCGGGCGTTCGCGCTACCGTAG
- a CDS encoding amidohydrolase family protein: MRPLILLATLAGLPALVTAQSIAITAARVFDGAGRFVPNATVVVEGRRIRSVGALPAGFRGTRINLGDATLMPGLMDTHSHLAWYFNKQGRLHQRNDGDTPTESMLAIAGNAWTTLRAGVTTIQSPGSPEDQELRDAIHRGWIPGPRVLTSLGSFSETAGTPEQIRERVRAFKARGADLIKVFASKSIRDGGAATMSLEQVQAACDEGRRTGLRVLVHAHSAEAMNLVSRAKCDQIEHGMLSDQAALDLAAANGVYLDPQCSLVIDNYLQNRAKFEGIGNYNEEGFAAMRGSEAARIGTIRNAVRTKGLKMVFGTDAVAGAHGRNAEELVCRVQRGGQSVADALVSAQSLAAESMRLADSLGTVKPGMLADLIAVPGDVRGDITALMRVRFVMKDGVVYRNEP, encoded by the coding sequence ATGCGACCCTTGATCCTTCTCGCGACCCTGGCGGGACTCCCCGCTCTGGTCACTGCGCAGTCCATCGCCATCACGGCCGCGCGCGTCTTTGACGGCGCTGGCCGCTTTGTGCCCAATGCGACCGTGGTCGTGGAAGGTCGGCGCATTCGCAGCGTGGGCGCACTCCCCGCCGGGTTCCGCGGCACGCGCATCAACCTCGGCGACGCCACCCTGATGCCCGGGCTGATGGACACGCACTCGCACCTGGCCTGGTACTTCAACAAACAGGGGCGATTGCACCAGCGGAACGACGGCGACACCCCCACCGAGTCGATGTTGGCGATCGCCGGCAACGCGTGGACGACCCTGCGGGCCGGGGTGACGACCATCCAGAGCCCGGGCTCGCCCGAGGACCAGGAGCTCCGGGACGCGATCCACCGCGGCTGGATCCCGGGACCTCGGGTGCTGACGTCGTTAGGCTCGTTTTCGGAGACCGCCGGAACGCCGGAGCAGATTCGTGAGCGGGTGCGCGCCTTCAAGGCGCGCGGTGCCGACCTGATCAAGGTGTTCGCCTCGAAGAGCATCCGGGACGGCGGTGCCGCGACCATGTCCCTGGAGCAGGTGCAAGCCGCTTGCGACGAGGGACGGCGGACTGGCCTGCGCGTCCTGGTGCATGCGCACTCCGCCGAGGCGATGAATCTCGTGTCGCGCGCGAAGTGCGACCAGATCGAACATGGAATGCTCTCGGACCAGGCCGCGCTCGACCTCGCGGCAGCCAATGGCGTTTATCTGGACCCGCAGTGTTCGCTGGTGATCGACAACTACCTGCAGAACCGCGCGAAGTTCGAGGGGATCGGCAACTACAACGAGGAAGGGTTCGCGGCCATGCGCGGCAGCGAAGCCGCGCGGATCGGGACGATTCGCAACGCCGTGCGCACGAAGGGGCTCAAGATGGTGTTCGGGACCGACGCGGTGGCGGGTGCCCACGGACGCAATGCGGAGGAGTTGGTGTGTCGGGTGCAGCGGGGCGGGCAGTCCGTGGCCGACGCGCTGGTCTCGGCGCAATCGCTCGCCGCCGAGTCCATGCGACTGGCCGATTCCCTTGGGACGGTGAAGCCCGGAATGCTGGCGGACCTGATCGCGGTGCCGGGCGACGTGCGGGGTGACATTACGGCGTTGATGAGGGTGCGGTTTGTGATGAAGGATGGAGTGGTGTATCGGAATGAGCCCTGA
- a CDS encoding GNAT family N-acetyltransferase, which produces MMELVLPRLVLRSWRPDDAPLMAPLADNYQIWRFVRDRFPHPYTLADAEAYIAEASAATPECWFAITLDDRPIGSIGLIPKTDINRICAEFGYWLGEPFWGHGYASEAARGFADWAFANRDFRRLEGIVFTHHPASARVLEKAGFTLESIQRQAAIKEGVIRDEWVYVRLRAPGG; this is translated from the coding sequence ATGATGGAACTCGTGCTCCCGCGACTCGTGCTTCGCAGTTGGCGCCCCGACGATGCGCCCCTGATGGCGCCGCTCGCCGACAACTACCAGATCTGGCGGTTTGTGCGCGACCGCTTCCCGCATCCATATACCTTGGCGGATGCCGAAGCCTACATCGCAGAAGCAAGTGCCGCCACGCCAGAGTGCTGGTTTGCGATCACGCTCGACGATCGGCCCATCGGTTCCATCGGGTTGATCCCGAAGACGGATATCAACCGAATCTGCGCGGAGTTCGGGTACTGGCTGGGCGAACCCTTCTGGGGGCACGGGTATGCGAGCGAGGCCGCGCGTGGCTTTGCCGACTGGGCATTCGCGAATCGCGACTTCCGCCGACTCGAGGGGATTGTGTTCACGCACCATCCGGCCAGCGCGCGCGTGCTGGAAAAGGCGGGGTTCACTCTGGAGAGCATCCAGCGCCAGGCCGCGATCAAGGAAGGGGTAATCCGGGACGAATGGGTGTACGTGCGTCTCCGCGCCCCGGGCGGGTAA
- a CDS encoding DUF1801 domain-containing protein has product MAELKTQKTKASVAAFLSAIADDAQRKDAKALAALMRKATGVAPAMWGDAIVGYGHMTYAGSKGRTVDWFPVGFSPRKASLTVYLMGGLSVHAALLKKLGRHKVSGSCLHVPSLVDVDLAVLSTLVAESYAMNTRVTSRQAPTKTAKRR; this is encoded by the coding sequence ATGGCTGAACTCAAGACACAGAAGACGAAGGCCTCCGTCGCCGCCTTTCTGAGCGCAATCGCTGACGATGCGCAGCGGAAGGACGCGAAGGCGTTGGCAGCGTTGATGCGCAAGGCCACCGGGGTTGCCCCCGCGATGTGGGGTGACGCCATCGTCGGGTACGGCCACATGACGTACGCCGGGAGCAAGGGTCGCACGGTGGATTGGTTCCCGGTCGGCTTCTCACCTCGCAAGGCGTCGCTGACGGTCTACCTGATGGGTGGGCTAAGTGTCCACGCGGCGCTCCTGAAGAAACTCGGGAGGCACAAGGTGAGCGGCAGCTGTCTCCACGTACCCTCACTAGTCGATGTCGATCTCGCGGTCCTGTCGACCCTGGTGGCGGAGAGCTACGCCATGAACACCAGGGTCACGTCGCGTCAGGCGCCGACGAAGACTGCGAAGCGGCGCTAG